Part of the Hirundo rustica isolate bHirRus1 chromosome 28, bHirRus1.pri.v3, whole genome shotgun sequence genome, TGGATTTCCTGGagtgaggagcccagaactgaacTCCCAAGGGGTCAGAACTGCCTGGCCAAGCCAAGACTTCTCAGCAGGCGTGTGGATCACTCATCCCAGAGCCACGGAAGCCCAAGGTGGATGACAGCGACCACGTTCCCGTTCCAGACCTGGCGCTGTCCCCACTCACTTTGACTGTCTCCCTTTTCTCAGGAATGACGGCGCTTTTGTAATCGCGGTGCTGCGGCAGCTTCTCGATGAAGAGCCTGGAAAAAGGGGACAGAAGCGGCAGCTCAGGACAGTCAGTGGTGTTTTTGGGGATCCCCGAGCTCCCCCTCAGGGCAATCTGTCTGTCTGCAGGAACCTCCATCCCACGACAGCCCCTGGAGCTCCGCAGAGCACTCAGCTCTCACGGGAGCGCCTCACACAGCACTCAGCTCTCACGGGAGCGCCTcacacagcttttccttccaCCTGGCCTCTGGAGGTGCTCCTCAGGGATGAGCACATTTGTTTTGAAGAGAACCATTAATAACCTGGTCTAAACCACCAAGGGCACAGCGGTGACTCAGGAAGGCGCTCGGGCACCTGCCCACACCTGAGAGCGTCCCAGGATTCCACCCGAGCTCAAGGACTCGGCTGACTCAGAGCTCCCCGTCCTTCTGCACAGAGGGACAAAGAGTTTGGGCAGGAGGGCAAATTAACTCAGACCTTGGCCAGGGAAAACTTGCAGGTGAGCTAAAAGCAGGCTCCcaacagccccagctgctgcaccaGGAGCTttgggctctgcagcctgagcaccCCAGGTGTtctgggcaggagggagaatTCTGTGCTGGCTTTGGGGAAATCCAGACTGAGCTCAGCATCAGCCCACTcagctcccaccatcccaggctgctcccagccccatccagcctggcctgggacactgccagggatccaggggcagccacggctgctctgggcatcctgtcccagtgcctctcccagggaagaatttctttctaacatCCAATCCAAAGCTTTGCtactcccccttgtcctgtcactgccaAGGTAAAAAAGTCCCTCTTCTCTTTCTTAGAAGCCTCCTTTAAgcactggaaggccacagtgAGATCCTTCCACAGAGTTCTATGAGCActaaaacaaggagaaaaacaaaacaaggggCACTTCACTCTGGCTCAGCTCTCTGAGGCTCCCCAGGCTCGAGACATCTTGAGTTCATCACTCGTGATCAAGTCCCCAGCACTGACAGAGTGCTCAGGCTGAGCTTAGCCAGGCCCTTCTCTCCTGCAAGCGGAGCTTTGCTGGCTCTGGGCATCCACAAAGCTTTGGGGATAACCCAAAACCCCTGCCCTCCTTCCTGCTTCAGCACCCACGGGAGGATGTTCCAGCTCCTCCCGCCCAGgcacaggggaaaaaggaataaGGGAACAGAGAGTGCCACAGAGAGCACAAGAAACCAACCAAGCAAAGCCAAGCAGGGAAAACTCAGGGGGCACAGAAACTCTGAGAAACCTCTGTGTGCGCAGTAAACAAAgccagctgctccaagccctcgGGGACGAGGAAGGACTTTTTGTTTCCCCGAATGCTCCCGGTGAGGCTGCAGGatcagcagagccagggcacagcctggagcCCTGGAGAGGCCGTGGCTCCCTCCCAAACCCCCAGCGAAGTCCCCATGCCCAGCTGGGGGTGTGAAGTAGGTCACTGTGCCGAGGAGACACAACAAGGCCCCGAGCGCTGCCAGCAGCTCGTAGATTCAAATGGAAGGGATTAATTAGCAAGGATTAAGAGCAGATGCTGGCCTGGGCAGGATGGAAAAACCAGCAGAGACAGCTGGGTTTCCACAAGTCAGGAAGCGGAGGAAAAATTGGGCAGGAGGGTGAGAGGAGGGCTCAGGCAGCCAGAGGAAAACTccggggcaggagcagcagtggaggctgggatggggcaggggaagggctggaacAGTTCGTGTTTCCTAGGGACAGCCCCGCTGATCCCTGGCAAGACCAAATCCTCCCACAGCCAGGAGGTTTGGGCTGGTTcaaagctctgcctgctcccgAGCCCAgcggagcagcagctgtttggCACCgagcagccagagccaggaCTATTTTtaagcccagctcctgtgcccaggCCAAGCCGGTGGCTCTCGAGGCCCTTGGGACACCCCCATGAGTCCCTGGAGCTGATCCAAGCCAATCAAGGAGCCCCAACATTACAGTTGTATCTtgttactgttttctttcttatttgGCTCAAAGTTGTgtctttttacttttctccttcttGTTTGGCTTTAGCAAATTACTTGAGTGTTCCTGTTAATTCAAGGAAATTCAAGGAAAACACCCATTTGGATCAAGGCAGGAGAAGCTGCCCAGGAGCACAGGCAAGGAAAGACTTGCAAGGTGACAAGGCACGTGTGAAAAATCCTGGAGAGAGTTCCAGCATCGTGGAatggctgggaagggaagggacctcaaagctcatcccacccctgccacggcagggacaccgcccactgtcccagggtgatccatggaaacttccagggatccaggggcagccacagcttctctgggaattccaacccagcccttcctcaccctcacagccaggaattccttcccaatattccatccatccctgccctgtggcagtTTAAAACCACCCCTCCTTGGCCGGGCACTCTCTGCCCGTGTGAAaaatccctctccctcctttttgtAACCCCTCTTTAGGCAGCAGAAGGGACTCTCAGGGCTCCCCAGGGCTTTTCcagttctccaggctgaacacccccagctcccccagcctggccTCATTCCATggaaggaagagcagagcaaaTCTGTGAGAGGCTCCAGTGAATTGCCagtgcctcctcctgctgtctGGATGAGGACATCTAGAAAACATCAAACCCATTGCTCCCCATCTTGACTGGAACAAATGACGCTGGCATTAAGCTCCTATCTTTGGACACTCCTGGGCAGGAGCTCACATTCGTCAGCACTGGAGAAATCCCACCAGGGGAAGTTTTCCCTTCAGCCCAGCAGCCGGGATGGAAACGCCAGGAGAATGATTTGAAAGCTGCTGGGAACACAtcccagcacctctggctgCTACAGTCAAACAGCCTCCGGCTCATTTGTTTAGTTAAAGAGTTTCTCCTTTGGCCCCAGCTGCGTAAAAGGCCTGGAACCCTTCCCAAAGGTTTTACACTTCCCAGCTCTCCATGCAGCCTCCCAGGCCCTCGCCACCATGCCCATAAAAGCTCAGGAAGGGCGAGGCGGGGAGGAAAGCTAATCAGAGAAAAATGTGTTGGGTTTAAGGGGCAGCAACCCTGCCCacgggggcagggagggaaaatgCCCACAGAGATGCCAACCCTATTTGGGGTGAGTGAGGAGAGTGGGCACAGCACAGGCCACACACCAGTGGCACTGGGTGGAAGCAGGAGGGAAAgattcaagaaaaaaaccccacgggAACAGGACACTGCACCACTGAGGTCAGAGTTTTCATCCCTTTAAACACCCAGAGGCACACAGCTGTGTTTGAGGGGGCTGGGTTATGTTCCTGAGGTGTAAAATAAATCCGAGTGGTTCCTGGTCCCAAAGGAGGAACTCCCTGCTGTGGAGGCTGTAGTAACCTCAGAGTAAAACAGGCTCAGAGTAAAAGAGGCTTCTCCTCTGAAGCAGGATTAGTAGAGACACCACAATCCAGCCTCGATCCTTCCAGGTAGACACTGGATACAAAAACCCCTCATCACGGATCCCGGCCCAGCCCTAGGATTTCACAGCCAACCTTGAAAAAAACTGAGGCCAACTGAGGTGACAAAACACCTCAAACTTTGATCTACAGGTTGATAAAatctctctgctgctgacagGAGTCTCCAGAGGGACAGAGCCATCCAAGATAAGCCTGGTTCCCAAGGGGATTTCATTCCCATGATACCAACATCCCAAAGGGGTGTCAGAGGATGCTGCCAGACTCCTTCCATcggtgcccagtgacaggacaaggagttCAACCTcaacaggaggaagaaattctttccatGGAGgttggcagagccctggaacagctggagtctccctctctggagacattccaaactCACCTGGacgtgtccctgtgtcacctcctgcctgggcagggggttggactggatgatctccaatCCAAACTTTTCTGGGATTATGGATTCTGGAAACTTTCACAAGCGAGCTCTATCTGTGTCTTTGTGCCTCACCTTTCCCGCATCTCCTGGCCAGTCTGAGCTGTTTCTGTGTCTTTGTGCCTCCCCTTTCCCGCATCTCCTGGTCAGtctgagctgtttctgtgcctttgcacctctcctttcccacatCTCCTGGCCAGTCTGAGCTGCTTCTGTGCCTTTGcacctctcctttcccacatCTCCTGGCCAGTCTGAGCTGCTTCTGTGCCTTTGcacctctcctttcccacatCTCCTGGCCAGTCTGAGCTGTATCTCTGCCTCTGTGCCTCACCTTTCCCACATCTGGTCAGtctgagctgtttctgtgcctttgtGCCTCCCCTTTCCCACATCTCCTGGTCAGTCTGAGCTGTTTCTGAGCCTTTGTGCCTCACCTTTCCCACATCTCCTGGTCAGTCTGAGCTGCATCTGTGCCTTTGCACCTCTCCTTTCCTGCATCTCCTGGCCAGTCTGAGCTGTATCTCTGCCTTAGTGCCTCCCCTTTCCCACATCTGGTCAGTCTGAGCTGTTTCTGAGCCTTTGTGCCTCACCTTTCCCACATCTGGTCAGtctgagctgtttctgtgcctttgtGCCTCCCCTTTCCTGCATCTCCTGGTCAGtctgagctgtttctgtgcctttgcacctctcctttcccacatCTCCTGGCCAGtctgagctgtttctgtgcctttgtGCCTCCCCTTTCCCACATCTCCTGGCCAGTTCCACCAGCTGTGGGTCCCTAAACCcctcaggagcagagccctggccaGAACGCAGAGCTGTGGAGTTCTCCCAGGCCCCGAGCCCCGCAGCCCTTACGTGATGTACTTGTTGTAGAGGATGAAGGCGTGCTCCAGGTTGCCCTCCTCGCAGTACACGGTGGCCATGCGCAGCATCTCCACGCCCGAGCGGAAGTAGCGGCGCGGGGGAATGTCCTCGCTCACCTCCACGCTGCTCCCCGCCTGGATCAGCCGCCGCACGCGCTCCTCCGGAGCCAGGCCggcgccgccggggccgggcatGGTGACACACATGGGCCGTGCCGGGGATCTGCGGGGAGCGAGGCACCGGCGTGAGAACCCGCGCAGAACGGAGTCACGGAATCAATGACGGAGTCACGGAATCAATCATGGAGTCACGGAACCAATGATGGAGTCACGGAACCAATGACGGAGTCACGGAATCAATGACGGAGTCACGGAATCAATCATGGAGTCACGGAACCAATGATGGAGTCATGGAACCAATGACGGAGTCAAGGAAACAATGATGGAGTCATGGAATCAATGATGGAGTCATGGAACCAATGGTGGAGTCATGGAACCAATGGTGGAGTCATGGAACCAATGATGGAGTCATGGAACCAATGGTGGAGTCATGGAACCAATGGTGGAGTCATGGAACCAATGATAGAGTCATGGAACCAATGATAGAGTCATGGAACCAATCACAGTCATGGAAACAATGGTGGAGTCATGGAACCAATGACGGAGTCACGGAACCAAGGATAGAGTCATGGAACCAATGATGGAGtcacagaatcaatcacagTCATGGAATCACTGACGGAGTCATGGAATCAATGATAGAGTCATGGAACCAATGACAGAGTCATGGAACCAATGATGGAGTCATGGAACCAATGATGGAGTCATGGAACCAATGATGGAGTCACGGAACCAATGATGGAGTCACGGAATCAATCAGGGAGTCATGGAACCAATGATGGAGTCATGGAATCAATAACGGAGTCACGGAACAAATGACGGAGTCACGGAATCAATCACAGTCATGGAATCAATGGCAGAGTCATGGAATCAATGACAGAGTCATGGAACCAATGACGGAGTCACGGAACCAATGATGGAGTCATGGAATCAATGGCAGAGTCATGGAATCAATCACAGTCATGGAACCAATGATGGAGTCATGGAAGCAATGATGGAGTCACAGAATCAATGATGGAGTCATGGAATCAATCACAGTCACGGAATGAATGACGGAGTCATAGAATTAATGACAGTCATGGAATCAAtgacagagtcacagaatcaatGATGGAGTCACGGAATCAATGACAGaaatcactgaatcacagaatcaatcacagaatcatggaatcccagaaatcacagaatcgtggaatcaactacagaatcacacaatcacagaaatCACGGAATCACCAAATCATGGAATCAgttacagaatcatggaatcaatcacagaatcatggaatcatagaaatCCCAGAATCAATTCCAGAATCATGGAAATCACAGGAATCGTGGAATCACTGAATTACAGAAATCACGGAATCAAtgacagaatcatggaatcactaggttggaagagacctgtaagatcactgagtccaactcaTGTCCTAACAtcacctcaactaaaccatcCTGACCCAACAGGATCCATCCCTGACCCATCCTGACCCaacaggatccatcccaaacccatcctgaTCCAACAGGATCCATCCCTGACCCAACAGGATCCATCTCTGACCCATCCTGACCCATCCTCACCCAACAGGATCCATCCCTGACCCAACAGGATCCATCCCTGACCCATCCTCACCCAACAGGATCCATCCCTGACCCATCCTGACCCAACAggctccatcccaaatccatcctgaCCCaacaggatccatcccaaacccatcctcACCCGACAggctccatcccaaatccatcctgaCCCaacaggatccatcccaaacccatcctcACCCGACAggctccatcccaaatccatcctgaCCCAACAGGATCCATCCCTGACCCATCCTGACCCAACAggctccatcccaaacccatcctgaCCCaacaggatccatcccaaacccatcctcACCCaacaggatccatcccaaacccatcctcACCCaacaggatccatcccaaacccatcctcACCCAACAggctccatcccaaatccatcctgaCCCaacaggatccatcccaaacccatcctcACCCaacaggatccatcccaaatccctctctgcctgtgctgtgggaggCACTCCCATCACCTCAGGAATGCACCACGACCTGATCCATGTGGGAATCACCACAGACAGGAGCTGGTGGATTCCAAGTGGAGGAAGCACCAGGGAGCCCAGAAATCCTCCACAAGGCTCCTTCTCCTCCATCAAAAGCagtttttccctggaaaagccACCCTGGGCCAAGGGAAGGGTTAAACTCCCTGTGAAATCACACGGATTTCCTAAAACACCTAAAAACGTCCTCACCCCTTTGGGATGTGACAGCCACAGCTCGGGGGGTGGGGGTTCAGCTGCTCCCCCAACTCAGAGCTCTGAATCCCTTCCTCAAGATGATCCCTGTCTAAATCTCACAGTCCTTTTTCCCCCCGGGAGAATAAACCCCACCCACACCCTGGAAACCCTCAAAATCCCACAGCACCCCTCCAAATAAAGTGCCCAAATCCGCACCTCCAAACTCCAGACCATCCCCAGGGGACCCCACCAGAGaatgacccctccccaaaatcagAGCCCTCCGCAAGTCCTGCAGCTCTTGTCCTAAAAGGGAGCGCAGGGAAGATCCCCCCGGCACCGACTGTGCCCCCAAATCTTCCCCCGTAAAACGAGACGAAGACCCCCAAACCAAAGCCCCCGCCCCCCACAACAGGGCAAGGGGAGCCCCAAACGAACCCCCTTGTCCTAAGGGGGAAGATCGCACAGTCAGAGCCGCCTGAGCGGATCCCCAGTCCTGAGGGGAAACAACTCCCGGCCCCAAGCAGATCCCCCTCCCCAAAGTGAGGTTCCCGCAGCCAGAACACTCCGGAGCGGGTCTCCCTTCGGGAATATTCCAGACCCCCCTGACCGCACCTCCACACGAGACCCTCCGGCCCCGCAAACCGGAGCCCTCCCGGCGCGGTCTCTCAGGACAGGTCGGGACGCCTCGAGCCGCCCCCGATGCCCAGAGGGACCCCCCAGCAGAGGCCGGGATCCCCCATCCCGCAGGGCTTCCCCCATCCCCGGCCCAGCCCTGACCTGCCGCGCACCGCCGCCGTTCCCCCTCAGCACTTCCGGGTTCTTCCCCACCCGCCGCAGCACCGCACCGTCTCGCTCCCGACAGCCAATCACAAGCCGCCTCAACATCCGGGTATGTAGTACACACCCCCTACTTCCGGCCGGGTGCACACCAGCTTCCGTTCCCTTAGCGTCGTGCGTCATGACGTCACGGCACCACGTCTTAAAGGGGCCGCGGCAGTGGCGAGGCCCCGCTCCGGCCCAGCCCAAACCCGGCCGTTCTCACCCCAAAACTGCGCGAGCCCCGCACAACCCCCCCAGCGCGGACCCTGCACGGGCCCCTCAGGGGAAATGACTGCTCCACACCCAGGCTGGAGTTTGCACACTGTGGAAATTTACTTTAACAAAAGTAGgtaaaaaggagaggaaaaaaatctggtgtTTTCAGGCCCAATCCTGTTCCTCGTCATATATtgaggaaataaacaaaagccCGTTTTGTTGAAAGCTCTAGGAGTGCCTGAGGATGTTTCTTTACGATTATTCCAGCTCTGGTTGagtctgtgtttatttttattccctgcATCCCTCATGGATCAGACCCTGCACAGCATCAGATAAAAAATTCCTTGTAAAAGCATCGGCGCTGGGGGGagcaagagaaaacagaataaaagtcAGCCCTGATCAGCTGCCCCACACCCggcctggcagctcctggttgagccacagctgcttcctccagcccGGGAGGGTTTTTCCTCGTGGAACACATTCCCAACGCTGTCAGGACATTTCCTCCTTCAGTTCACGTTTCCTGTGCCGGTGCCGGCGTTTCCTGGCACGTGAGGGCTCctggggcagccagggctgggggctctggggtgggAACAGTTCCTTGTGCTTCTTCTTGGGGGCTGGAGAAAGCCAACAGTTCCTGGGGGGAAAACTGCagggctgcctctgctccaggtgattctgcctctgctccaggtgattctgcctctccagctgcctctgctccaggtgattctgctgcctctgctccaagtgattctgcctctccagctgcctctgctccaggtgattctgctgcctctgctccagatgtttcagctttttctgctgcctctgttcCAGatgatttttctgcctctgctccaggtgattctgcctctgctccaggagattctgcctctccagctgcctctgctccaggtgattctgcctctgctccaaGTGATTCTGCCTCTGATCCAAGTGATtctgcctctccagctgcctctgctccaggtgattctgctgcctctgctctagatgtttcagctttttctgctgcctctgttcCAGatgatttttctgcctctgctccagctgattctgctgcctctgctccaagtgattctgcctctcctgctgcctctgctccaggtgattctgcctctgctccagatgtttcagctttttctgctgcttctgctccagctTCTTCTGTTGCCTCTGCTCCAGGTgattctgctgcctctgctccaagTGATTCTGTTGCCTCTGCTCCAGGTgattctgctgcctctgctccaggtgattctgctgcctctgctccagctgcctctgccccagggctccgtgcctgtgtcccagctcctggggctgtccctgggctgtggggtCAGGCCGCTGCTTCTTCTTGGCGCTGCCGGGGTTCCTGCAAGGAAATTTGGGAGCCAGCACCCAAAAAAGGCCGGCTGCGAatgcccacagcccctctgggtGCACCCAGAGGCTGTTCCTGCAGCCTGAAGGATGGGCACACCCAGAGAGGCTCACTCCTGATTTCTGGCACAAGGTTTTCATCAGGGAGTGTTTTCTGCACCCCTGAgcgaggaggggaaggaggccAAAGCTGGCCCTGGCTCCCAAACGTGTCCTGGAGATGGTTTGGGAGCTCccccacagccaggagctgccagagctcatATCCCAGCTGAGGGAAGCTCTTCCCTGCATCCCCTGTTCCAGGAGAAGCCCAGAAAGAGCCCAGAAGGCCCCACCTCACTctcagggaagagctgcctcCCTTGGCACTCCACTCCCTGAAAATTCCCGGCTGGAGAACATTCCAGCCCCACTGGGACCCAGCTCCCACACTGCCAGGATGCCATCCCACCCCTACAGGCACAGGACTGGCACTCCCAGGCACAGCTTTGCACAAGAGCGTCTCCGTTGGCACTTTGGCTCCCAACAACTTTCAGAGAAGGGTTTTTCaccctcccagagctgccaaAGCCCTGGGTGAGCTGCAGCTTGTAGAAATCCAGCTGGAATTGTTTCCaaagggagggagcagctccttgAGCCTGAGCTCAGGGTACAGCCAGGGGAAGGGGCAAACACCtacctgggcactgccaggggggGCTGGCTCGGGTGGTG contains:
- the DUSP11 gene encoding RNA/RNP complex-1-interacting phosphatase isoform X7, whose protein sequence is MAGRGASRVPERWTDYIPLGRRMPGTRFIAFKVPLKESFDQNLLPEERFSPHDLITKVKERKEELGLIIDLTYTTRYYGREELPPTLRYSKILTMGHEIPNRRTILRFKYLVKKFLADNKDNDGLVLGRSERFLRKCSCTSAVCVTDKLIGVHCTHGLNRTGYLVCRYLIDVEGMEPNAAIELFNESRGHPIERANYIQDLQKRALKSSCDLKNLGSDLLRRKGSAPAKPQKQLVKHHPSQPPLAVPRNPGSAKKKQRPDPTAQGQPQELGHRHGALGQRQLEQRQQNHLEQRQQNHLEQRQQNHLEQRQQNHLEQRQQKKLEQKQQKKLKHLEQRQNHLEQRQQERQNHLEQRQQNQLEQRQKNHLEQRQQKKLKHLEQRQQNHLEQRQLERQNHLDQRQNHLEQRQNHLEQRQLERQNHLEQRQNHLEQRQPCSFPPRNCWLSPAPKKKHKELFPPQSPQPWLPQEPSRARKRRHRHRKRELKEEMS
- the DUSP11 gene encoding RNA/RNP complex-1-interacting phosphatase isoform X5, translating into MAGRGASRVPERWTDYIPLGRRMPGTRFIAFKVPLKESFDQNLLPEERFSPHDLITKVKERKEELGLIIDLTYTTRYYGREELPPTLRYSKILTMGHEIPNRRTILRFKYLVKKFLADNKDNDKLIGVHCTHGLNRTGYLVCRYLIDVEGMEPNAAIELFNESRGHPIERANYIQDLQKRALKSCDLKNLGSDLLRRKGSAPAKPQKQLVKHHPSQPPLAVPRNPGSAKKKQRPDPTAQGQPQELGHRHGALGQRQLEQRQQNHLEQRQQNHLEQRQQNHLEQRQQNHLEQRQQKKLEQKQQKKLKHLEQRQNHLEQRQQERQNHLEQRQQNQLEQRQKNHLEQRQQKKLKHLEQRQQNHLEQRQLERQNHLDQRQNHLEQRQNHLEQRQLERQNLLEQRQNHLEQRQKNHLEQRQQKKLKHLEQRQQNHLEQRQLERQNHLEQRQQNHLEQRQLERQNHLEQRQNHLEQRQPCSFPPRNCWLSPAPKKKHKELFPPQSPQPWLPQEPSRARKRRHRHRKRELKEEMS
- the DUSP11 gene encoding RNA/RNP complex-1-interacting phosphatase isoform X2, with product MAGRGASRVPERWTDYIPLGRRMPGTRFIAFKVPLKESFDQNLLPEERFSPHDLITKVKERKEELGLIIDLTYTTRYYGREELPPTLRYSKILTMGHEIPNRRTILRFKYLVKKFLADNKDNDGLVLGRSERFLRKCSCTSAVCVTDKLIGVHCTHGLNRTGYLVCRYLIDVEGMEPNAAIELFNESRGHPIERANYIQDLQKRALKSCDLKNLGSDLLRRKGSAPAKPQKQLVKHHPSQPPLAVPRNPGSAKKKQRPDPTAQGQPQELGHRHGALGQRQLEQRQQNHLEQRQQNHLEQRQQNHLEQRQQNHLEQRQQKKLEQKQQKKLKHLEQRQNHLEQRQQERQNHLEQRQQNQLEQRQKNHLEQRQQKKLKHLEQRQQNHLEQRQLERQNHLDQRQNHLEQRQNHLEQRQLERQNLLEQRQNHLEQRQKNHLEQRQQKKLKHLEQRQQNHLEQRQLERQNHLEQRQQNHLEQRQLERQNHLEQRQNHLEQRQPCSFPPRNCWLSPAPKKKHKELFPPQSPQPWLPQEPSRARKRRHRHRKRELKEEMS
- the DUSP11 gene encoding RNA/RNP complex-1-interacting phosphatase isoform X4; amino-acid sequence: MAGRGASRVPERWTDYIPLGRRMPGTRFIAFKVPLKESFDQNLLPEERFSPHDLITKVKERKEELGLIIDLTYTTRYYGREELPPTLRYSKILTMGHEIPNRRTILRFKYLVKKFLADNKDNDKLIGVHCTHGLNRTGYLVCRYLIDVEGMEPNAAIELFNESRGHPIERANYIQDLQKRALKSSCDLKNLGSDLLRRKGSAPAKPQKQLVKHHPSQPPLAVPRNPGSAKKKQRPDPTAQGQPQELGHRHGALGQRQLEQRQQNHLEQRQQNHLEQRQQNHLEQRQQNHLEQRQQKKLEQKQQKKLKHLEQRQNHLEQRQQERQNHLEQRQQNQLEQRQKNHLEQRQQKKLKHLEQRQQNHLEQRQLERQNHLDQRQNHLEQRQNHLEQRQLERQNLLEQRQNHLEQRQKNHLEQRQQKKLKHLEQRQQNHLEQRQLERQNHLEQRQQNHLEQRQLERQNHLEQRQNHLEQRQPCSFPPRNCWLSPAPKKKHKELFPPQSPQPWLPQEPSRARKRRHRHRKRELKEEMS
- the DUSP11 gene encoding RNA/RNP complex-1-interacting phosphatase isoform X1, producing the protein MAGRGASRVPERWTDYIPLGRRMPGTRFIAFKVPLKESFDQNLLPEERFSPHDLITKVKERKEELGLIIDLTYTTRYYGREELPPTLRYSKILTMGHEIPNRRTILRFKYLVKKFLADNKDNDGLVLGRSERFLRKCSCTSAVCVTDKLIGVHCTHGLNRTGYLVCRYLIDVEGMEPNAAIELFNESRGHPIERANYIQDLQKRALKSSCDLKNLGSDLLRRKGSAPAKPQKQLVKHHPSQPPLAVPRNPGSAKKKQRPDPTAQGQPQELGHRHGALGQRQLEQRQQNHLEQRQQNHLEQRQQNHLEQRQQNHLEQRQQKKLEQKQQKKLKHLEQRQNHLEQRQQERQNHLEQRQQNQLEQRQKNHLEQRQQKKLKHLEQRQQNHLEQRQLERQNHLDQRQNHLEQRQNHLEQRQLERQNLLEQRQNHLEQRQKNHLEQRQQKKLKHLEQRQQNHLEQRQLERQNHLEQRQQNHLEQRQLERQNHLEQRQNHLEQRQPCSFPPRNCWLSPAPKKKHKELFPPQSPQPWLPQEPSRARKRRHRHRKRELKEEMS
- the DUSP11 gene encoding RNA/RNP complex-1-interacting phosphatase isoform X3 — protein: MPGTRFIAFKVPLKESFDQNLLPEERFSPHDLITKVKERKEELGLIIDLTYTTRYYGREELPPTLRYSKILTMGHEIPNRRTILRFKYLVKKFLADNKDNDGLVLGRSERFLRKCSCTSAVCVTDKLIGVHCTHGLNRTGYLVCRYLIDVEGMEPNAAIELFNESRGHPIERANYIQDLQKRALKSSCDLKNLGSDLLRRKGSAPAKPQKQLVKHHPSQPPLAVPRNPGSAKKKQRPDPTAQGQPQELGHRHGALGQRQLEQRQQNHLEQRQQNHLEQRQQNHLEQRQQNHLEQRQQKKLEQKQQKKLKHLEQRQNHLEQRQQERQNHLEQRQQNQLEQRQKNHLEQRQQKKLKHLEQRQQNHLEQRQLERQNHLDQRQNHLEQRQNHLEQRQLERQNLLEQRQNHLEQRQKNHLEQRQQKKLKHLEQRQQNHLEQRQLERQNHLEQRQQNHLEQRQLERQNHLEQRQNHLEQRQPCSFPPRNCWLSPAPKKKHKELFPPQSPQPWLPQEPSRARKRRHRHRKRELKEEMS
- the DUSP11 gene encoding RNA/RNP complex-1-interacting phosphatase isoform X6 → MAGRGASRVPERWTDYIPLGRRMPGTRFIAFKVPLKESFDQNLLPEERFSPHDLITKVKERKEELGLIIDLTYTTRYYGREELPPTLRYSKILTMGHEIPNRRTILRFKYLVKKFLADNKDNDGLVLGRSERFLRKCSCTSAVCVTDKLIGVHCTHGLNRTGYLVCRYLIDVEGMEPNAAIELFNESRGHPIERANYIQDLQKRALKSSCDLKNLGSDLLRRKGSAPAKPQKQLVKHHPSQPPLAVPRNPGSAKKKQRPDPTAQGQPQELGHRHGALGQRQLEQRQQNHLEQRQQNHLEQRQQNHLEQRQQNHLEQRQQKKLEQKQQKKLKHLEQRQNHLEQRQQERQNHLEQRQQNQLEQRQKNHLEQRQQKKLKHLEQRQQNHLEQRQLERQNHLDQRQNHLEQRQNHLEQRQLERQNLLEQRQNHLEQRQLERQNHLEQRQNHLEQRQPCSFPPRNCWLSPAPKKKHKELFPPQSPQPWLPQEPSRARKRRHRHRKRELKEEMS